The Flavobacteriales bacterium genome segment TTGAGGGCCGAAATGGCGGTGATCTGTGGCGAGACCTATCATCTACGGTTCATGATCTCGGATGGTGGCGACTCATCTTACGATACAGGTTGCTTTGTGAAAGAGAACAGTTTGACAACGGGAAGTGTGATCGTTGAAACGGCCACTGCTGCGGCAGACTCCACGGCTTACGAGGGTTGCAATGATGCCACGGTTTCATTGACATTGAACGGACCGCCCATCGCTCAGGATTTCCCGGTGCCGATCTGGATATCGAATTCCACAGCCGATTGGGGCGTGGATTACGACCCGATCCCGCAGTTGAATCTGGCCGACAGCAGCATCATTATCCCTGCCGGACAGAACACGGCAACGTTTACCATCACACCCATCAACGACAATATTCCCGAAGGAGTTGAGTACATTGAGTTCATTGTGATCACATCTACCTGTGGATTGACGGACACGTTCCGGATCTACATCAGCGACCTGGCCCCGATCACAACCACTACCAGCAACGATACGACCATTTGTACGGGAAATGCTATTTCGTGGTGTGAGGCTTCCGGTGGAGGAGGTCTGTACACCTATACATGGGATAGCGGTTTTGGTGTGGCGGACACCATTTTGCCAGCCCCCGCCCAGACAACCACATATCATGTTTCGGTAACGGACAATTGCGGCTCTGTGGCGGCTGAAGATTCGGTGACGGTCATCAAGGATAGCGGCCCGATTCCGTTTGCAGGAAATGACGTTTCCGTTTGTATTGGTGGGAGTGTGCTTCTCAATGCGTCTTCCAATGCACCGAACTCCACATTTGAGTGGAATCCGGCCATCGACCTTTCGAACCCGAACATCTACAATCCGTTGTGCACGCCACAGGTGGACCGTCAGTATATCGTGACAGTTACGCGGCAAGATGGCTGCTCGAACGATGATACGGTGAATGTGACGATCACGCCCCCGCCAACCGCAGACTTCAACCTTCCTGCATTCGGTTGTGCGGGTACGCCATTGCTGGTCCATTACACGGGCAATGCCAATGCGGCTGCGCAGTATCAATGGGATTTTGATGGTGGCATTGTCACCAACGGGAGTGGCATCGGTCCGTTGGCGGTCAAATGGATGCAGCCTGGTAGTTATGATGTGCAGCTTACGGTGGCTTGGGGCGGTTGCATCTCTACAACCGACACCAACCAGATCGAGATCATTGGGCCGCCAGCGGTCAATGCGGGAAGCGATGTTTCCTTCTGTTCGGGCGATTCTGCGGTCATTGGTTCTTCCTCTGCCGCAGGTATCAGTTATACTTGGATTCCATCTAACGGGGTTGCCGATCCCACAGCATCGCAAACCATCGTCCAACCGATCAATTCAACGCATGCTGTTCAGCAATTGGATTATGTGTTGATGGCCGATCAGCAGGGCTGTAAGAACTACGATACGGTTCAGGTCACTGTTTTGCCGCTACCGACCGCAGAATTTCAGATTCCCGATGGCAAGTGTTTTGCCATGAATTCCTTTGATCTGGAGGCGGGCGGCTATTTCGGTCCCAATGCAACCTTCAGCTGGGATTTTGGCCCTGTTGGATATCCTGCATCATCAACTGACCGGCAACCGCACGGCTTTATTTTCAACGAGCCTGGTTTACAGCCCGTAACGCTGATCATTACCGATAATTCATGCGTTAGCGAACCGTTTGTAGGTATGATCGATGTCTACGAAATGCCTGATGCGCAGTTTGTTGCCGACACGCTAACCGGCTGCGAACCGCTTGGCATCAATTTTCTCGATCAGTCCGACAATGCAGGTAGTTCGCTTTACAGAACATGGTCGTTCGGAGATGGAGGTTCTGCCAATGGCGCGAGTCCTTCGCACGTGTATGCCGCAGGTGTTTACACAGTGCGGTTGGATGTGGTAACGGCAGAGGGCTGTGCCGACCATTTGACCAAGAACAGTTACATCGAATCCTACGCAAAACCGACCGCACTTTTTGCGGCAGAACCGCAGGTGGCAGACATCATCGACCCGAACATCACCTTCACCAACTTGGCGCAAGGCGTTGTCACCAGCGATTTTACTTTCTACCCGTTCAATCAGACGCTAAGCGGTATGGAAGTACAGTTCCAATATCCAGATACCGGAGTTTATTCCATCACGCAGATCGTGACCACCGAACATGGTTGCATGGACACGATCTCTGGTACGGTGGAGGTCGATCCGCACTACACATTTTACATTCCGAATGCGTTTACGCCCGGTAATGATGGCCTGAACGAAGTTTGGATCCCGCAGGGTGAGAGCATCCGCTCGTTTGAGATGACCATTTACAACCGTTGGGATCAGGA includes the following:
- a CDS encoding T9SS type B sorting domain-containing protein; this translates as MRKLFTIILLSVAFLSQKSYAQLVVTTGQTAQALANIIAGPGVVVSNASITGSPQAIGAFTTGVNTTGLGVASGVVFGTGDVNDFAQPQTSFSSSPLGQPGNPYLANLAGITSYDALTLEFDFVPNADWVSFDYVFGSEEHPTFSCNPTFNDIFAITVQGVSVPLTETLITLVPGTSTPVSIGSINDGGCGNPNYFVDNTVQNSQYVVFGGFTTLLRAEMAVICGETYHLRFMISDGGDSSYDTGCFVKENSLTTGSVIVETATAAADSTAYEGCNDATVSLTLNGPPIAQDFPVPIWISNSTADWGVDYDPIPQLNLADSSIIIPAGQNTATFTITPINDNIPEGVEYIEFIVITSTCGLTDTFRIYISDLAPITTTTSNDTTICTGNAISWCEASGGGGLYTYTWDSGFGVADTILPAPAQTTTYHVSVTDNCGSVAAEDSVTVIKDSGPIPFAGNDVSVCIGGSVLLNASSNAPNSTFEWNPAIDLSNPNIYNPLCTPQVDRQYIVTVTRQDGCSNDDTVNVTITPPPTADFNLPAFGCAGTPLLVHYTGNANAAAQYQWDFDGGIVTNGSGIGPLAVKWMQPGSYDVQLTVAWGGCISTTDTNQIEIIGPPAVNAGSDVSFCSGDSAVIGSSSAAGISYTWIPSNGVADPTASQTIVQPINSTHAVQQLDYVLMADQQGCKNYDTVQVTVLPLPTAEFQIPDGKCFAMNSFDLEAGGYFGPNATFSWDFGPVGYPASSTDRQPHGFIFNEPGLQPVTLIITDNSCVSEPFVGMIDVYEMPDAQFVADTLTGCEPLGINFLDQSDNAGSSLYRTWSFGDGGSANGASPSHVYAAGVYTVRLDVVTAEGCADHLTKNSYIESYAKPTALFAAEPQVADIIDPNITFTNLAQGVVTSDFTFYPFNQTLSGMEVQFQYPDTGVYSITQIVTTEHGCMDTISGTVEVDPHYTFYIPNAFTPGNDGLNEVWIPQGESIRSFEMTIYNRWDQELFYSASLDNGWDGTFHGRKVPLGVYIYSISVIDILGEPHKYRGTFSLVR